GGAAGGCCAGTCTAAACCTCACCGTTGGGATAATTCTGACGAATGGTTCAAGAAATACGACCACAAACTATGGGCTCAGTTGGATGCTCAGGCAAAAGAAGCCGGTCACGGTGGTATGGACTTTATCATGATGTATGACCTGATCGATCGCATCAAGAACAAACGTCCGGCTCCAATGGATTGTTATGATGCTGCTGCATGGAGTGCTATCTCCGCTTTGTCAGAAATGTCTATCGCTCGTGGCGGTGCCTTGGTTGACTTCCCTGATTTTACTCGCGGACAATGGATTAACCGTAAACCAGAATTCGGTATGTAATATGTCGGGGGTGTAAGGGCGGTTCGCGAACCGCCCCTACGGAACAACAATATAAATGAAAAGGCTATCGGGATTCCGATGGCCTTTTTTGTTTACTTCAACCCTTCTATCTCTTTCAGCCATAATGTTGCCATTGCATCGCTCGGCATACGCCAGTCGCCACGTGGGGAAAGGCTGACGGAACCGACTTTCGGGCCGTCGGGCAGGCAACTTCGTTTGAATTGTTGCTGGAAGAAACGGCGGAAGAACGTATAGAGCCATTTTTTGATTGTCTCCTTGTCGTAATTGTCTTTGAAAGCCTGCCCGGCCAGGAAGTAAATCTTGGCAGGTGAGGTGCCGAAGCGGAGGAAGTGATACAGGAAGAAATCGTGTAGCTCGTATGGGCCTACCAAGTCTTCCGTTTTCTGTTTGATATTTCCGTTTTCATCTGCCGGGATCAGTTCAGGGCTGATAGGGGTATCGACGATATCCAGCAAGGTAGCGCGGGAGGCTTCATCCACCCGGTTGTGTGCAACCCATTCTACCAGGTATTTGACCAATGTTTTAGGGATACTTCCGTTGACGCCATACATCGACATATGATCGCCGTTGTAGGTCGCCCAACCCAGTGCCAGTTCCGACAGGTCGCCGGTTCCGATCACCATACCGCCCACTTGGTTGGCTACGTCCATCAGGATTTGGGTACGTTCGCGTGCCTGGCTGTTCTCGTAGGTTACATCATGGACGGACGGATCGTGGTTGATGTCTTTGAAGTGTTGGAGGCAGGCATCTTTGATCGAAATTTCTTTCAGGGTGACACCCAGGTGGCGGATCAGGTCGCAAGCATTGGTATAGGTGCGGTCGGTGGTTCCGAAGCCGGGCATGGTGATACCGAGTATCTGACTCCGGGGGATGCCGAGCGCATCGAAGGTCATCACGGTTACCAACAGGGCTAATGTGGAATCCAGTCCACCCGAAATACCGACAACCGCCGTTTTAGAATGGGTATGGACCATGCGTTTGGCTAGTCCGGCTACCTGGATCTGGAAGATTTCTTCGCAACGCTCTTTCAGAGCATCGCCGGAAGGAGTGAAAGGATGCGGGTCGATCGGGCGTGTCAGTACCGGATCTCCGGAAGTTTCGGACAGGGCGAACGGGACTACGATCGTTTCCTCAGGTAATAAAGTGGAGGCTCCGTGCATGAAGCTGGTGTTTACGCGACGGTCGTTTTGCAGGTTTTCAACGTCGATCTCACTAATGATGAGTTGTTCCTGCATGGTGAAGCGCGGTGATTCTTCCAGGAGATTTCCGTTTTCGGCAATGATGCCGTTACCTGCAAAAACAAGGTCTGTGCTGGATTCTCCGAAACCGGCGGAGGTATAGACATATCCTGCCATACAACGGGCAGATTGCTGGCGGATCAGCGAACGAAGGTAATGGTGTTTACCGATCAGTTCGTTGCTGGCGGATATATTTACCAGGATATTGGCTCCTTCCATTGCGAGTAGGGAACTGGGAGGAACGGGAACCCACAGGTCTTCACATATCTCGATACCGACTTTTACTTGTCCGGAGGCGAATAATAGGTGACTATTCATTGGGTATCGGTTGTTTCCGATCGAGATGGTTTTATCCCATAACTCGGTAGCGGATGTAAACCAGCGCTGTTCCTGAAATTCTTTGTAGTTCGGCAGATATGTTTTTGGAACTACGCCTATTATCTTTCCGCTCTGAAAAGCGATGGCGGCATTGATCAGTCGGTTGTCCGTTACGAGCGGGGCACCGACGATGGTGAGCAGGTTCAGGTCGGCGGTGTCACCCACGAGTTTTAATAGGGCCTGTTCTGCATTCTTCAGTAAAGTTTGCTGGGCAAACAAGTCGAGGCAGGTATAGGCCGTCACCGACAATTCGGGGAAAGCGATCAGCTGGACTCCCTTTTCCGATGCCTGGCGCATCAGGTTTTCTATCTGCCCTATATTATAAGAGCAATCTGCCACCTGTACGTGGGGGACGGCTGCTGCTACTTTTATAAATCCGTAGTTCATATTCTATTTGTTTATCGTATTGCTTGTTTGAGTTTATCGGGGGCTTGCCGGCAATCGAAGATATTATTTATACGTATCTTATCTTTATTGATGTGATAAACGATCTTATAATGACCACTAATCAAATAACGATACTCGTGAGGATCGTCGGCTAAAGATGGCTCTATTTGTCCTATGAAAGGCATGTGTATAAGCCGTCTTGCTTCTGCTTGAATAGCTTCAATTATACTTTGGGCAACTCTTAAAGAGACCTCTTTTTTATAGTATAAGGCTATGGTTTTTAATTCTTTTTGGGCAGGTCGAGACCAAATAAGACGATACGCTATTTCCACCATGTTTTTATTTCTTCAGAAAGTTCTTCATCGGTGATATATTCTCCGCGCTCGATTGCTTCTTCCGATTCCCTGATTGCCGCAATCATTTCTTCTTGCGAATGAACGACGCAAGGACGAGGATTCTCTTTCTTGGCAAAGAATTGAAGCATTCCTGTTTCATTAATTCCTTTTCTTTCGTGAAGCTCTTTTTCTGCTTGGTCGATTTCTTGGTTGGCTTCTTCAAGGCTATATGCGATAGGAGACAAAGTAATAGTCTTTTTCGTCATTATCCGCTTCGCATACTTTTCCAGTTTAGCCATTGTTTCGAGGCTATCCATCTTGTTGAGATATTTCTCGATGAAGTTTTCTCTCCATTGTTGTAATTCCATTGCCGTCATAACGTAAACTCCTTTCTTATATAATGATGCTCCAAAGGTATGTATTTCTCCGGGAATATGAAAGAAGGGAAGCCATACTTCGTAGCATGCTTCCCTTGTAAACACAAAACAATCAACAAAAAACTATCTGATAAATAATAATTCGCGATATTTCGGTAATGTCCACATCTGGTCGTCTACAACCAGTTCTAGTTTGTCGATGTGGTAGCGGATCTCTTCCAGCATTGGGACGATGGTGTCGTGGTAGGCAATGGCCTTTTCGCGTTCGCTCTCGATCTTGTTGGCAACCTTACGAGCTTCGACCATTTCGTCGACCTTTTCCTTGATGAAGTTGGTGCGGCAAGCGATGTCTTCGATGATCTCCAGGTTGCGGGCGGAAAGGACGGATGCCTTGTCTGCCGGGAAAAGATCTTTCATTTTATAAACGTTGTCGACCAGCGAAGTCTGATAGCGGGTGGCGATAGGGATGATATGGTTCATCGTCAAGTCGCCCAATACACGGGCTTCGATCTGTATCTTCTTTGTATATGTTTCCCATTTCACTTCGTTACGGGCTTCCAGCTCTTTGCGGGTCATGACGCCTGTCGACTCGAACATCTTGATGCTACTTTCTTTCAGGTAGTTGTCGAAAATGACCGGTACACTGGTTTCACAATCCAGGCCGCGGCGTTTGGCCTCTTCTTTCCATTCATCGCTATAACCGTTGCCGTCGAAATGGATGGCTTTACATTCTTTGATGTCTTTGCGGAGCACTTCCAGGATGGCGGCAAACTTGTCTTTACCGGTTGCGATCTTTCCGTCTACCTCTGCTTTAAATAGCTTCAATTGTTCGGCAACGGCGGCATTCAGAGCCAGCATCGCCGAGGCACAATTGGCTTCGGAACCTACGGCGCGGAATTCGAAACGGTTTCCGGTGAAAGCGAAAGGAGAGGTACGGTTACGGTCGGTGTTATCGATCAGTAATTCGGGGATACGGGCGATATCCAGTTTCATTCCCTGTTTACCGGCCAGCATGAGATCCTCCGGTTCACTCTTTTCCAGATGGTCTAAAACCTGTGATAACTGGGTTCCCAGGAAGCTGGAGATGATTGCGGGAGGTGCTTCGTTGGCTCCCAGGCGGTGGGCGTTGGTTGCGCTGGAGATACTTGCTTTCAGTAATCCGTTGTGACGGTAAACGGCCATCAAAACATTTACAACGAAAGTGATGAAGCGCAGGTTGTCTTCCGGAGTCTTACCAGGTCCCATCAGGCCGATGCCTGTATCGGTACCCAGCGACCAGTTGTTGTGCTTACCTGATCCGTTCACTCCTTTGAATGGTTTTTCATGCAACAGGACACGGAAACCATGCTTGCGGCTGATCTTACGCATCAAGGCCATGACGAGCAGGTTGTGGTCGTTTGCCAGGTTACATTCTTCAAAGATAGGAGCCAGCTCGAATTGGTTGGGAGCTACTTCGTTGTGGCGGGTCTTCAATGGAATACCCAATTTGAGAGATTCAATTTCCAACTCTTTCATAAATTCCATGACGCGGGTAGGAATGGCACCGAAGTAGTGATCTTCCAGTTGCTGGTTCTTACTGCTTTCGTGGCCCATCAGCGTACGACCGCTAAGCAACAGGTCGGGACGGGCGGCATACAGACCTTCGTCTACCAGGAAGTATTCCTGTTCCCATCCCAAATAAGCGTATACTTTCTTTACATCCGGATTGAAATAGTGGCATACGTCGACGGCGGCTTTATTGACGGCTTCCAATGCTTTCAGCAAGGGAGCCTTATAGTCCAGCGATTCGCCGGTATAAGCGATGAAGATGGTCGGTATACACAAGGTATCGCCAACGATAAAAGCAGGGGATGAAGGATCCCAAGCCGAATAGCCGCGTGCCTCAAACGTATTTCGGATACCGCCGTTCGGAAAACTGGAAGCATCCGGTTCCTGTTGGATCAGGAGTTTGCCGGCAAATTCTTCAACCATTCCGCCTTTGCCGTCGTGCTCTACGAAAGCATCATGTTTTTCGGCGGTTCCTTCGGTCAGAGGATGAAACCAGTGGGTATAATGGGTTGCTCCCATTTCGATCGCCCATTTTTTCATACCGGAGGCTACGGCATCGGCCGTTTCCCGGTCAAGAGGAGTTCCGTTATCGATAGAATCGACTAGTCTGGCATAAGCCTTTTCCGGAAGATATTTGAACATCTTCTCACGGTTGAATACGTTCTTTCCGAAATATTCCGACGGACGTTCTGCCGGGGTGGCTACTTCGGCGGCTCTTTTCTTGAAGGCCGATTCTACAACTCTGAATCTTAACTTTGACATACTATTTGATTTTAAAGTAAGTGTTTGTTATTATTTATCTTCCGGGAAGGGAGAAGGTACCTTCCTTTCCACATCCTGATGCAGTAATCACATATGTGGAGGGATTGCTGCCCTATAAAAAGGAGTATAGAGTTACCCGCCATAGTTGGGGCTTGGCATTGCGGTATAACATTCTATAAAATCGAAAAGCTGCGGCCGGCTTCTCTATACGGTCCTTTTCATGAGATAACCTGAATTGATACATTGTTTAGCTCTTTTGTTCCATCCTGCTTCCTACATTGTCAATTGTTAATTGTCAATTCTCAATTTTCAATTATTCAGAGCCACTTCTTCAGCCTGGCCATTGCCTCTAAAGTGTTGTCCCGGTCGCCAAAGGCGGTGAGTCTCAGATAACCTTCGCCACTCGGGCCGAATCCTACGCCCGGTGTGCCAACGATATTGACTTCGTAAAGCAACTTATCAAAGAATTTCCAGGAGGAGAGCCCTTTCGGAGCTTTTACCCAGAGATAAGGAGCATTTTCACCTCCCCATACCTTCAGACCGCAACCCTGGAGACCTTCTTTCATAATACGTGCGTTAGTCATATAATAGTTGATCGTTGCCTTCACTTGTTCTTTTCCTTCCGGAGAGTAGACCGCCTCGGCACCCCGCTGGGTGATGTAGCTGGTCCCGTTGAATTTGGTCGTTTGACGGCGGTTCCATAGCTTGTTCAATTGTACCTTTTCGCCTCCCAGGGTAAAGCCGTTCAGCTCTTTCGGCACAACCGTATATCCGCAACGTACTCCGGTGAAACCGGCGGTCTTCGAGAAGCTACGAAATTCGATGGCAACCTTTTTCGCCCCTTTGATTTCATAGATCGAGT
This is a stretch of genomic DNA from Parabacteroides chongii. It encodes these proteins:
- a CDS encoding glutamine synthetase III; this encodes MSKLRFRVVESAFKKRAAEVATPAERPSEYFGKNVFNREKMFKYLPEKAYARLVDSIDNGTPLDRETADAVASGMKKWAIEMGATHYTHWFHPLTEGTAEKHDAFVEHDGKGGMVEEFAGKLLIQQEPDASSFPNGGIRNTFEARGYSAWDPSSPAFIVGDTLCIPTIFIAYTGESLDYKAPLLKALEAVNKAAVDVCHYFNPDVKKVYAYLGWEQEYFLVDEGLYAARPDLLLSGRTLMGHESSKNQQLEDHYFGAIPTRVMEFMKELEIESLKLGIPLKTRHNEVAPNQFELAPIFEECNLANDHNLLVMALMRKISRKHGFRVLLHEKPFKGVNGSGKHNNWSLGTDTGIGLMGPGKTPEDNLRFITFVVNVLMAVYRHNGLLKASISSATNAHRLGANEAPPAIISSFLGTQLSQVLDHLEKSEPEDLMLAGKQGMKLDIARIPELLIDNTDRNRTSPFAFTGNRFEFRAVGSEANCASAMLALNAAVAEQLKLFKAEVDGKIATGKDKFAAILEVLRKDIKECKAIHFDGNGYSDEWKEEAKRRGLDCETSVPVIFDNYLKESSIKMFESTGVMTRKELEARNEVKWETYTKKIQIEARVLGDLTMNHIIPIATRYQTSLVDNVYKMKDLFPADKASVLSARNLEIIEDIACRTNFIKEKVDEMVEARKVANKIESEREKAIAYHDTIVPMLEEIRYHIDKLELVVDDQMWTLPKYRELLFIR
- a CDS encoding NAD(+) synthase, coding for MNYGFIKVAAAVPHVQVADCSYNIGQIENLMRQASEKGVQLIAFPELSVTAYTCLDLFAQQTLLKNAEQALLKLVGDTADLNLLTIVGAPLVTDNRLINAAIAFQSGKIIGVVPKTYLPNYKEFQEQRWFTSATELWDKTISIGNNRYPMNSHLLFASGQVKVGIEICEDLWVPVPPSSLLAMEGANILVNISASNELIGKHHYLRSLIRQQSARCMAGYVYTSAGFGESSTDLVFAGNGIIAENGNLLEESPRFTMQEQLIISEIDVENLQNDRRVNTSFMHGASTLLPEETIVVPFALSETSGDPVLTRPIDPHPFTPSGDALKERCEEIFQIQVAGLAKRMVHTHSKTAVVGISGGLDSTLALLVTVMTFDALGIPRSQILGITMPGFGTTDRTYTNACDLIRHLGVTLKEISIKDACLQHFKDINHDPSVHDVTYENSQARERTQILMDVANQVGGMVIGTGDLSELALGWATYNGDHMSMYGVNGSIPKTLVKYLVEWVAHNRVDEASRATLLDIVDTPISPELIPADENGNIKQKTEDLVGPYELHDFFLYHFLRFGTSPAKIYFLAGQAFKDNYDKETIKKWLYTFFRRFFQQQFKRSCLPDGPKVGSVSLSPRGDWRMPSDAMATLWLKEIEGLK
- a CDS encoding type II toxin-antitoxin system RelE/ParE family toxin, with product MVEIAYRLIWSRPAQKELKTIALYYKKEVSLRVAQSIIEAIQAEARRLIHMPFIGQIEPSLADDPHEYRYLISGHYKIVYHINKDKIRINNIFDCRQAPDKLKQAIR